The following proteins are encoded in a genomic region of Pungitius pungitius chromosome 19, fPunPun2.1, whole genome shotgun sequence:
- the LOC119198672 gene encoding probable cationic amino acid transporter yields MAAWLGRLPLGDAWYDVCSRLLRTKPVGSMAHGSDDLTELGEGSAVGLAKVLTTVDLVSLGVGSCVGTGMYVVAGLVAKAMAGPGVILSFIIAAVASILSGVCYAEFGVRVPKTTGSAYTYSYVTVGEFVAFFIGWNLILEYLIGTAAGASALSSMFDSLANHSISDYMITHLGTLRGLGKGEDTYPDLLALFIALLVTGVVALGVRNSVGFNNVLNVVNLVVWVFMIIAGLFFLSPSNWGGGRFLPYGWSGVMQGAATCFYAFIGFDIIATTGEEAKNPNTSIPYAITASLVTCLMAYVSVSVILTLMVPYDLIDGSAPLMEMFAVHGFLWGKYVVAVGSIAGLTVSLLGSLFPMPRILYAMSRDGLLFGFLSHVSAFTHTPAVACAVSGSLAALLALLVSLRDLIEMMSIGTLLAYTLVSVCVLLLRYQPDEESDAYRPGAAEDGVGMDGVGAASTKDDQGLIGGPGGDGAASYHGGGAEGDGDGAEFHTGRASLLKRLLGGHYYTLRLRLAMPDASARPTPATGRTVTRCTVLFFLTSFLLWSTVIFGVERGTGIGAAFSGLTATLMAGSLAKLLVTIIQQPQSATKLPYMAPGVPFVPATAILANSYLMLKLSPLTWARFTVWCFIGLLIYACYGVWHSTLEQNAREQQAHASSYQRYDNHLDDDDAGGDVLERDERPYQGWSAPEERGHQQKQEEDACEGAEQYERNGEQRGYQSESGGQSAGKSRGRTNHGFDVDEEED; encoded by the exons ATGGCGGCGTGGCTCGGCCGGCTGCCGCTCGGCGACGCCTGGTACGACGTGTGCTCCCGCCTGCTGCGGACCAAACCCGTGGGCTCGATGGCGCACGGCTCCGATGACCTCACCGAGCTCGGGGAGGGGTCGGCGGTCGGGCTGGCCAAGGTCCTGACCACCGTGGACCTGGTGTCGCTCGGGGTGGGCAGCTGCGTCGGCACGGGGATGTACGTGGTCGCCGGGCTGGTCGCCAAGGCGATGGCCGGGCCCGGGGTCATCCTGTCTTTCATTATCGCGGCGGTGGCGTCCATTCTCTCAG GTGTGTGCTACGCAGAGTTCGGTGTCCGGGTCCCGAAGACGACCGGCTCCGCCTACACCTACAGCTACGTGACGGTCGGGGAGTTTGTGGCGTTTTTCATTGGTTGGAACCTGATCCTGGAGTACCTGATTGGCACAGCGGCGGGGGCGTCGGCTCTGAGCAGCATGTTTGACTCTCTGGCCAATCACAGCATCAGCGACTACATGATAACGCACCTGGGCACGCTCAGGGGACTCG GTAAAGGTGAGGACACGTACCCTGACCTGCTGGCCCTGTTCATCGCCCTGCTGGTCACGGGGGTCGTGGCTCTCGGCGTGCGGAACTCGGTGGGCTTCAACAACGTCCTCAACGTGGTCAACCTGGTGGTCTGGGTCTTCATGATCATCGCcgggctcttcttcctctcccccaGCAACTGGGGGGGCGGCAGGTTCCTCCCGTACGGCTGGTCAGGG GTGATGCAAGGTGCGGCCACTTGCTTCTACGCCTTCATCGGCTTCGACATCATCGCGACGACGGGGGAGGAGGCGAAAAACCCCAACACCTCCATCCCCTACGCCATCACGGCCTCGCTGGTCACCTGCCTCATGGCCTACGTGTCG GTGAGCGTGATCCTGACTCTCATGGTGCCCTACGACCTGATCGACGGCTCGGCTCCCCTCATGGAGATGTTCGCGGTGCACGGCTTCCTGTGGGGGAAATACGTGGTGGCCGTGGGCTCCATAGCGGGCCTCACGGTCTCTCTGCTGGGCTCTCTGTTCCccatgcccaggatcctctacGCCATGTCCCGGGACGGCCTGCTCTTCGG GTTCCTGTCCCACGTGTCGGCGTTCACGCACACGCCCGCGGTGGCGTGCGCGGTGTCGGGGAGCCTGGCGGCGCTGCTGGCTCTGCTGGTGAGCCTGCGGGACCTGATCGAGATGATGTCCATCGGCACGCTGCTGGCCTACACCCTGGTGAGCGTCTGCGTGCTGCTGCTCCGCTACCAGCCCGACGAGGAGAGCGACGCGTACAGGCCCGGCGCCGCCGAGGACGGGGTCGGGATGGACGGGGTCGGGGCCGCCTCAACCAAAGATGACCAGGGGCTGATCGGAGGCCCGGGCGGCGACGGGGCGGCGTCCTACCACGGCGGCGGGGCCGAAGGAGACGGGGACGGCGCCGAGTTCCACACCGGCCGCGCCTCGCTGCTTAAAAGGCTTCTGGGGGGTCACTACTACACCCTGAGGCTGCGGCTGGCGATGCCTGACGCGTCGGCCCGGCCCACGCCGGCCACCGGCCGCACGGTGACCCGCTGCAccgtcctcttcttcctcacgtccttcctcctctggtcAACCGTCATATTCGGCGTGGAGCGGGGCACCGGCATCGGGGCGGCGTTTTCCGGCCTCACGGCCACGCTGATGGCGGGTTCCTTGGCGAAGCTTTTGGTCACGATCATCCAGCAGCCGCAGAGCGCCACCAAGCTGCCCTACATGGCGCCCGGCGTGCCCTTCGTCCCCGCGACGGCCATTTTGGCCAACAGCTATCTGATGCTGAAGCTGTCTCCACTCACCTGGGCCAGGTTCACCGTCTGGTGCTTCATTG GTCTGCTGATCTACGCTTGTTACGGAGTGTGGCACAGCACGCTGGAGCAGAACGCCCGGGAGCAGCAGGCGCACGCCAGCTCCTACCAGCGCTACGACAACCACctggacgacgacgacgccggcGGCGACGTTTTGGAGCGCGACGAGAGGCCCTACCAGGGCTGGTCCGCCCCGGAGGAGAGGGGACACCagcagaagcaggaggaggacgcgTGCGAGGGCGCAGAGCAATACGAGCGTAACGGCGAGCAGCGTGGCTATCAGTCCGAATCGGGGGGCCAGTCCGCAGGCAAGTCCAGAGGGAGGACCAACCACGGCTTTGAcgtggatgaagaggaggactgA
- the LOC119198297 gene encoding claudin-11-like, whose protein sequence is MAHLCRQASGGAASCAGWVGIIVATATNDWVRTCDYSVTTCVRMDELGSRGLWAECVISPALYHCVALSQVLSLPAYIQTSRALMICSCLLGLPSLLLVLMSMPFVRLQNDNAAIKQRRAWVGGVLFLLMAVCGVVSTVWFPIAAHREQHLMAFGFSLYAGWVGSGLCLLGAAVILFCRGIDPGPQSGGNSFYYYSRQGGTATPLDPPANHAKSERV, encoded by the exons ATGGCGCACTTGTGCAGGCAGGCGAGCGGCGGCGCGGCCAGCTGTGCGGGCTGGGTCGGCATCATCGTCGCCACGGCAACCAACGACTGGGTTCGGACCTGCGACTACTCGGTGACCACGTGCGTCCGCATGGACGAGCTGGGCTCGCGGGGACTGTGGGCGGAGTGCGTCATCTCCCCCGCGCTTTACCACTGCGTGGCCCTCAGCCAGGTGCTGTCCCTGCCAG CCTACATCCAAACATCTCGCGCTCTGATGATCTGCTCGTGTCTCCTCGGGCTTCCCTCCTTGCTGCTGGTGTTGATGTCGATGCCCTTCGTCCGGCTGCAGAACGACAACGCCGCCATCAAGCAGCGGCGGGCCTGGGTGGGAggcgtcctcttcctcctcatgg CCGTGTGCGGCGTGGTATCGACGGTCTGGTTCCCCATCGCCGCCCACCGCGAGCAGCACCTGATGGCGTTCGGCTTCTCTCTCTACGCCGGCTGGGTGGGCTCCGGCCTCTGCCTGCTGGGGGCCGCCGTGATCCTGTTCTGCCGCGGCATCGACCCCGGCCCCCAGAGCGGGGGCAACAGCTTCTACTACTACTCCAGGCAGGGGGGCACGGCCACGCCGCTGGACCCCCCCGCCAACCACGCCAAGAGCGAGCGAGTGTGA